One genomic window of Streptomyces spiramyceticus includes the following:
- a CDS encoding aminotransferase class V-fold PLP-dependent enzyme, whose protein sequence is MAANNESGALQPITELARNSRAHGALCHCDAAQAAGRIPLDVRDLGVDLMTIVGHKMYAPKGIAALYVRDGTALEPLVHGGGQEDGLRPAPRTPPSPSRSARPHNRSDFVS, encoded by the coding sequence ATGGCCGCCAACAACGAGAGCGGCGCCCTCCAGCCCATCACCGAACTGGCCCGCAACAGCCGCGCCCACGGCGCCCTCTGCCACTGCGACGCCGCCCAGGCCGCCGGGAGGATCCCCTTGGACGTACGGGACCTGGGCGTCGACCTGATGACGATCGTCGGCCACAAGATGTACGCGCCGAAGGGCATCGCCGCCCTGTACGTGCGCGACGGAACCGCCCTCGAACCCCTCGTCCACGGCGGCGGGCAGGAGGACGGGCTACGACCGGCACCGAGAACGCCGCCCTCGCCGTCGCGCTCGGCAAGGCCGCACAATCGGTCAGATTTCGTGTCCTGA
- a CDS encoding ParB/RepB/Spo0J family partition protein translates to MTVASVDAYLQERPDRAADIEAGACYIVVDGHRRLEAARLAGATTIRVSVDNARVSTDESLLEDAFVANVHRDDMSPLEQAQACARWWTSTARRTRQPRGSAWRPVHHLVETVCTRPRPATAGRPPRRPPQDRARTQPVETDRSRADPASRRPRSRERTEARQRQRPITA, encoded by the coding sequence ATCACCGTCGCCTCTGTCGACGCGTACCTCCAGGAGCGGCCGGACCGCGCCGCCGACATTGAAGCCGGCGCATGCTACATCGTCGTCGACGGACACCGCCGACTCGAGGCCGCCCGCCTCGCAGGCGCCACGACTATACGAGTCAGCGTCGACAACGCACGCGTCTCCACGGACGAATCCCTGCTGGAAGACGCGTTCGTCGCCAACGTGCACCGCGACGACATGAGTCCACTCGAGCAAGCGCAAGCATGCGCACGCTGGTGGACTTCTACGGCTCGCAGAACAAGGCAGCCAAGAGGCTCGGCATGGCGCCCAGTCCACCATCTCGTCGAAACTGTCTGTACTCGACCTCGACCCGCAACTGCAGGCCGACCTCCTCGAAGGCCGCCGCAAGATCGAGCACGTACGCAACCTGTCGAAACTGACCGCAGCAGAGCAGATCCAGCAAGCAGACGCCCGCGCAGCCGCGAGCGAACGGAAGCGCGCCAGCGCCAGCGACCGATCACGGCGTGA